A part of Apodemus sylvaticus chromosome 19, mApoSyl1.1, whole genome shotgun sequence genomic DNA contains:
- the LOC127669093 gene encoding jupiter microtubule associated homolog 2-like: MFRGMDGQTGGLGSRSIKPPGGESSDLFGSLEERIPSTCKPNRMASNIFGPPEEPKNIPKRTNPPGGKGSGIFDESTPVKTRQRLNPPGGKTSDIFGSPITATAPLAHPNKPKDHVLLREGEDSKSDPSAAPNATPKGESAKKPEPTPTVDNHEPRLGPRPRSHNKVLNPPGGKSSISFY, from the coding sequence ATGTTCCGGGGCATGGACGGCCAAACTGGCGGATTGGGCTCCAGATCGATAAAGCCTCCGGGAGGAGAATCAAGTGATCTTTTTGGAAGTCTAGAAGAACGTATTCCTTCAACATGCAAACCCAATAGGATGGCATCTAATATTTTTGGACCACCTGAGGAGCCtaaaaatatacccaagaggacaAATCCTCCAGGGGGCAAAGGAAGTGGAATCTTTGATGAATCAACTCCGGTAAAAACTCGCCAACGTCTGAATCCACCCGGTGGGAAGACCAGTGACATATTTGGGTCCCCAATCACTGCCACTGCACCTCTGGCACACCCAAACAAGCCCAAGGATCATGTTTTGCTACGTGAAGGTGAAGACTCTAAATCTGACCCGAGCGCTGCACCAAACGCCACACCCAAAGGAGAGAGTGCAAAGAAACCGGAGCCAACGCCTACAGTTGACAATCATGAGCCCAGACTGGGGCCAAGACCTCGCTCCCACAACAAAGTTCTGAACCCACCAGGAGGCAAATCCAGCATCTCCTTCTACTGA